In Vanrija pseudolonga chromosome 4, complete sequence, a single window of DNA contains:
- the TVP23 gene encoding Golgi apparatus membrane protein TVP23, with protein MAAPQAFLSFPDLPGLSAGKEEGKASAPAPASSFSSFPDLDLGGGKEGRERDDRERRKRPRDDESGHLPRDRDRERERERDRDRDGERDRERDKRRDRDRHRERDAHRSRRSSRERERDRERPRDRDRERDRHRDRGHDDDRNREERRKERKRERERELAYDLVKKDDRGSREKKDDAGAWYESSSKAKDERTPSKEFFIDTAGDKSVIQYAVSSSSSAPRYYRDGRGRVLGLSDGIRIVHSRDRTQKGIEVARLGRPYIPRYSTRQTASQARILLRPAEADGDLLSNFTPFDSAPRRRIEEDTLPSYRAITKEDSSDEDEFTALQTVLGAASTLEDDVKSRTVEFERHLASHPDDVDEWIKFSKLHLRLAPDAASSAFLDPATQPTTRANAEVTLAMLTRAFEAHPSNFLSADLHQAFLDAAAVYWPPAKVTERWVNVLRALTERGATEESMMPLYLGYIAWREGQGFGQAGDGSGGGGGVDKVVEVYLECLDRLRLSGEQDAPSEAREENQVYLLLRACLFLKQTGYTERALAIFQALMEITFFKPDHLRAPRPPFDQQRWFRGVLEDFEYFWDSELPRLGEAGCKGWKATHSADDDGEVLTEPSMPRPKTGTEDPYTRWLEAERHAESAYPLPGRARVVDTLEDDPFHTILFSDVEPFLFPVQTPTARLQLIYAFFNFLGLPFTPADVPTSSPSSTDPHLRWAISQNAGLRNAFWPPRPSTKKILWQTVGGEPMDPEQPRSLTSPFGAPVKSWMSDRRTLFGGKDWFRDLSAVDLEHVNIDVARNGLTMLRPLVPDPSFVLSTFAFEAALSPKAAVKVAKSVLSSDRDNLALWDGYARLERQRGNLAAARQVYVTAIQAAQQRAGVAGANQADLQLDTVELWAAWAEMEWESGEEARCVEVLGMAAGQNLGQLDVAANPSHDPRPLSAVAILKARQYYATKPADSTSHLALTSLFFYLMDGIEAVRSLLLGLIKSLPTGHPQAEEAYQLLIRIVYVHTSQHASPAPLARDILEQAIEAFPNNTMFLGLYLWGEAGARVYGRIQRLVSQLTSKDSGVVSLLWSVWAEGVGSSRTFWDEGGGGAERVRRALDRAINSTNGKHSAALWMLYIEFETHMGKPAAAKALVYRAIAAIGGCKDLYLAAFSPLLRPSFSPRELRALSELMAERGIRTRVPTETYWEDGDYDEADVVEGEDEEDIEEFDNGDYEYKNLRGTIEADDDVPTSSYPTGNIGQSTAPKPAAAREPVVLVPGTTASSAEQGGIAGILKASSHPVALFFLFFFRSAAIAVYVLCGLFTKDYVLSIVLVVVLLSLDFWNTRNVAGRTLVGLRYWNEVDEDGESSWVFESRDASHVANAIDSKMFWIALYTFPVGWIALLIFSIFSFSISFIPIVLLALVFNLSNVVGFTYADRDAQKRFQNASSNLFALGGLGGLGGQVLGGVVRNSVGRVFR; from the exons ATGGCAGCACCGCAGGCGTTCCTCTCCTTTCCGGACCTGCCCGGACTCTCGGcaggcaaggaggagggcaaggcgagcgccccggcgccggcgtcgtcgttctcgtcgttccccgacctcgacctcggtggcGGCAAGGAAGGCCGGGAACGCGACGATCGCGAGCGGAGGAAGCGGCCAcgggacgacgagtcgggTCATCTGCCACGAGATCGAgatcgcgagcgcgagcgtgagcgggACCGTGACCGTGATGGCGAACGCGACCGCGAGCGAGACAAGCGGAGAGATCGAGACCGCCACAGGGAACGAGACGCGCATCGCTCGCGGCGGAGTAGCCGGGAACGAGAGCGAGATCGAGAACGACCACGAGATCGGGATCGCGAACGTGACCGACACCGCGACCGTGGACATGATGACGACCGGAATAGGGAagagaggaggaaggagaggaAGCGCGAGCGTGAACGCGAGCTGGCGTACGACCTggtcaagaaggacgacagGGGCTCAagggagaagaaggacgacgccgGGGCGTGGTACGAGAGCTCAAGCAAGGCGAAGGACGAACGA ACCCCGTCCAAGGAGTTCTTTATCGATACGGCCGGCGATAAGAGCGTTATCCAGtacgccgtctcgtcgtcctcctccgcaccACGGTACTACCGCGATGGCC GAGGGCGAGTACTTGGTCTCTCAGACGGGATTCGCATTGTGCACTCGCGCGACAGGACACAGAAGGGCATCGAGGTTGCGCGGCTCGGCCGGCCATAT atACCGCGGTACTCGACCCGGCAGACGGCATCGCAGGCGCGTATCCTCCTCCGGCCAGCGGAGGCTGACGGTGACCTGCTGTCCAACTTCACGCCGTTTGACagtgcgccgcgccgccgaatTGAGGAAGACACACTGCCGTCCTACCGCGCCATTACGAAAGAAgactcgagcgacgaggacgagttcaCCGCGTTGCAGACCGTTCttggcgccgcgtcgactcTCGAAGATGACGTGAAGTCTCGCACTGTCGAGTTCGAGCGGCATCTGGCATCCCACCCAGACGACGTGGACGAATGGATCAAGTTCTCGAAGCTGCATCTTCGCCTCGCTCCGGACGCAGCATCCAGCGCATTCCTCGACCCAGCGACGCAGCCAACGACGCGCGCAAACGCTGAGGTGACGCTCGCGATGCTTACGAGGGCATTTGAAGCACACCCCTCCAACTTCCTCTCGGCGGACCTCCACCAGGCGTTCCTCGATGCTGCGGCAGTCTACTGGCCACCGGCCAAGGTCACTGAACGGTGGGTCAACGTCCTCCGTGCTCTGACGGAGCGCGGTGCGACGGAGGAGAGCATGATGCCCCTGTACCTCGGGTACATTGCTTGGCGGGAGGGCCAGGGGTTCGGCCAGGCAGGCGACGGCTCtgggggtggcggtggcgtggacaaggtcgtcgaggtgtACCTCGAGTGTCTTGACAGGCTGCGGTTGTCGGGCGAGCAagacgcgccgagcgaggcaAGGGAAGAGAACCAGGTGTACCTTCTCCTCCGGGCCTGCCTATTCCTCAAGCAGACGGGGTAcaccgagcgcgcgctggccatCTTCCAGGCGCTCATGGAGAT CACATTCTTCAAGCCCGACCACCTGCGTGCCCCTCGGCCACCGTTCGACCAACAGCGCTGGTTTCggggcgtgctcgaggactTTGAGTACTTCTGGGACTCGGAGCTGCCGCGCTTGGGTGAAGCAGGCTGCAAAGGGTGGAAGGCGACCCACTctgccgatgacgacggcgaggtgctgACCGAGCCGAGCATGCCCCGCCCAAAGACCGGCACCGAGGACCCATACACCCGATggctcgaggcggagcggcacgccgagtcggcctATCCCTTGCCTGGACgggctcgcgtcgtcgacacgctgGAGGACGACCCGTTCCACACCATTCTCTTCTCTGATGTCGAGCCGTTCCTCTTCCCAGTGCAGACACCGACCGCACGGCTACAGCTCATCTACGCGTTCTTCAACTTCCTGGGATTGCCATTCACACCGGCTGATGTGCCCacatcctcgccgtcgagtaCCGACCCCCACCTCCGATGGGCGATATCCCAGAACGCCGGCCTGCGGAACGCCTTCtggccgccccgcccgagcACCAAGAAGATCCTATGGCAGACAGTCGGCGGTGAGCCAATGGACCCCGAGCAGCCGCGCTCCCTCACATCGCCCTTCGGCGCGCCCGTCAAGTCGTGGATGTCAGACCGAAGGACCCTGTTTGGTGGGAAGGACTGGTTCCGCGACCTGTCTGCCGTCGACCTGGAGCATGTCAACATCGATGTCGCAAG AAATGGCCTCACCATGTTACGTCCACTGGTGCCCGACCCGTCGTTTGTACTCTCGACGTTTGCCTTTGAGGCGGCGCTGTCACCGAAAGC AGCGGTCAAGGTCGCCAAGTCTGTCCTTTCCAGCGACCGGGACAATCTCGCCTTATGGGACGGCTACGCCCGGCTCGAACGACAACGCGGAAaccttgctgctgctcggcagGTGTACGTCACAGCGATTCAAGCtgcccagcagcgcgccggtGTTGCCGGTGCCAACCAGGCCGACTTACAGCTCGACACGGTAGAGCTATGGGCCGCCTGGGCTGAGATGGAGTGGGAGAGCGGTGAGGAGGCCCGATGTGTAGAGGTACTCGGCATGGCCGCGGGTCAGAACCTGGGACAGTTGG ATGTTGCCGCAAACCCTTCTCATGACCCCAGACCGCTATCTGCCGTCGCCATACTTAAGGCCAGACAG TACTATGCCACCAAGCCAGCCGATTCTACAAGCCACCTGGCACTCACCTCCCTGTTCTTCTACCTCATGGATGGCATCGAGGCGGTCAGGAGCCTGCTACTGGGCCTGATCAAGTCGCTGCCTACCGGCCACCCacaggcggaggaggcctACCAGCTCCTGATTCGCATCGTGTATGTTCATACCTCGCAGCACGCATCCCCGGCCCCACTTGCCCGCGAcatcctcgagcaggcgatCGAGGCGTTCCCGAACAACACCATGTTCCTCGGCCTGTACCTctggggcgaggcgggggcaCGAGTATACGGACGGATCCAGCGACTGGTATCGCAGCTCACGAGCAAGGACAGTGGGGTTGTCAGTCTCCTCTGGTCCGTCTGGGCCGAAGGCGTGGGATCAAGCCGCACATTCTGGGACGAAGGCGGTGGAGGTGCCGAGCGGGtccggcgcgcgctcgaccggGCCATCAATTCGACAAA TGGGAAGCACTCGGCCGCGCTGTGGATGCTGTACATCGAGTTTGAGACGCATATGGGCAAGCctgcggccgccaaggcgctgGTCTACCGAGCGATTGCTGCGATCGGGGGCTGCAAGG ATCTGTATCTTGCGGCCTTCTCCCCGTTGTTGCGTCCGAGCTTCTCTccgcgcgagctgcgtgCACTGTCCGAGCTCATGGCTGAGCGTGGCATCCGAACACGGGTGCCGACCGAGACGTACTGGGAGGATGGCGACTATGACGAGGCGGATGTggtggagggcgaggatgaggaggacatCGAGGAGTTTGACAACGGCGATTACGAGTACAAGAATCTGC GCGGCAccatcgaggccgacgacgacgtcccGACGTCGTCCTACCCGACCGGCAACATCGGGCAGTCGACAGCGCCGaagccggccgcggcgcgcgagcctGTCGTCCTGGTCCCCGGGACCACCGCGTCGTccgccgagcagggcggTATT GCGGGCATCCTCAAGGCGTCGTCCCACCCCGTGGCgctcttcttcctcttcttcttccgcTCGGCCGCGATCGCGGTGTATGTGCTGTGCGGGCTGT TCACAAAAGACTACGTCCTGTCGATCGTgctggtcgtcgtgctgctgtCGCTCGACTTCTGGAACACGAGG AACGTCGCCGGCCGGaccctcgtcggcctgcgaTACTGgaacgaggtggacgaggacggcgagagctCGTGGGTGTtcgagtcgcgcgacgcGAGCCACGTCGCCAACGCCATCGACTCGAAGATGTTctgg ATCGCGCTCTACACCTTCCCGGTCGGCTGGATCGCGCTCCTCATCTTCTccatcttctccttctccatcAGCTTCATCCCCatcgtgctcctcgcgctcgtgttcAACCTCTCCAACGTCGTCGGCTTCACCTATGCCGACAGAGACGCGCAGAAGCGCTTCCAGAACGCCAGCTCCAACCTCtttgcgctcggcgggctcggcggactcggcggccaggtgcttggcggcgtcgtgcgtaACTCGGTCGGACGCGTCTTTAGGTAG